A genomic window from Flavobacterium phycosphaerae includes:
- a CDS encoding ABC transporter permease codes for MSKLLLIIKREFIAKVRNKSFIVMTFLSPLLFVGIGVFVGYLSSMKADLKTIAIHDETGRFAKEFKSDDEYKYVDLSLVDTKILKDSIVSESYEGLLLIPKAADNTTLQKSIQYISNDSPGVSFIEDLEEVIAKKITAENFQNAHLDTLAINHAKADVSINLAKATGEEALKGLNEIKIIIGGAFGYLIMMFIILYGNMVMRSVIEEKTSRIIEVIISSVKPFQLMMGKIIGTSLAGILQFLIWALLGLTAMFVVSSMLGVHMGATAGVQQQAVEAAQHASGSQIQMYIKELWNLPIATILISFIIYFIGGYFLYSSFYASIGAAVDNETDSQQFLLPIIMPLILGVYIGFFTVINDPHGTIATVFSMIPLTSPIVMMMRIPFGVPLWQIIVSMVLLFGTFLGVVWFAAKIYRVGILMYGKKPSWKELIKWLKY; via the coding sequence ATGAGCAAACTACTACTTATCATCAAAAGAGAATTTATTGCCAAAGTGCGCAACAAATCTTTTATAGTCATGACTTTCTTAAGCCCTTTACTGTTTGTGGGTATCGGTGTTTTTGTAGGCTATCTGAGTTCTATGAAAGCCGATTTAAAAACCATAGCGATCCACGATGAAACGGGCCGCTTTGCCAAAGAATTTAAAAGCGATGACGAATACAAATACGTTGACCTTTCTTTGGTAGATACCAAAATATTGAAAGACAGCATTGTTTCCGAAAGCTATGAAGGTCTTTTGCTAATCCCGAAAGCAGCCGATAATACTACACTGCAAAAAAGTATTCAATACATTTCCAATGACAGTCCGGGCGTTAGTTTTATTGAAGATTTAGAAGAGGTTATTGCCAAAAAAATCACCGCCGAGAACTTTCAAAATGCCCATTTAGATACACTGGCTATCAACCATGCTAAAGCAGATGTTTCTATCAATTTAGCCAAAGCCACCGGAGAGGAAGCACTCAAAGGACTAAACGAAATCAAAATCATCATAGGAGGAGCTTTTGGCTATCTTATCATGATGTTCATTATTCTGTATGGTAATATGGTAATGCGAAGCGTCATCGAAGAAAAAACGTCCCGCATTATTGAAGTAATCATCTCCTCGGTAAAGCCATTCCAACTGATGATGGGTAAAATTATCGGAACTTCCCTTGCCGGTATTTTACAGTTCCTTATATGGGCTTTATTGGGTTTAACAGCCATGTTTGTAGTGTCGAGTATGCTCGGCGTGCACATGGGAGCTACGGCCGGAGTTCAGCAACAAGCTGTTGAGGCAGCACAACACGCCTCAGGAAGCCAGATTCAAATGTATATCAAAGAATTGTGGAACTTGCCTATAGCCACTATTTTAATATCTTTTATCATTTATTTCATTGGAGGTTACTTTCTCTACAGTTCGTTCTATGCCTCAATTGGCGCAGCGGTAGACAACGAAACCGATTCACAACAATTCCTGTTACCTATTATCATGCCTTTGATTTTAGGGGTTTACATAGGTTTCTTTACGGTAATCAACGATCCTCACGGAACGATTGCTACCGTCTTTTCTATGATTCCGCTGACATCGCCAATTGTAATGATGATGCGTATACCGTTTGGCGTGCCGCTTTGGCAAATCATTGTGTCTATGGTATTGCTTTTCGGAACCTTCCTAGGCGTAGTATGGTTTGCTGCCAAAATTTACCGTGTAGGAATACTAATGTACGGCAAAAAACCAAGTTGGAAAGAACTCATCAAGTGGCTTAAATACTAG
- a CDS encoding response regulator translates to MSNGFSILVIDDESQIRKLLEITLEANGYKLLFAVNAKEGITMAASHQPDLILLDLGLPDEDGQVVLKQLRDWFKNPIIILSVKSTEEEIVKALDSGANDYLTKPFRTQELLARIRTALRGNFNQSQEPVITFGAITVDFVSRVIKVKEEVLKLTATEYNLFTLLLKNDGRVLTHQYILKEIWGNAYAEQTQYLRVFVAQLRKKMEEDPNRPKYILTESGVGYRFNSG, encoded by the coding sequence ATGAGTAACGGTTTTTCCATATTAGTCATTGACGACGAAAGTCAAATCAGAAAGCTTCTAGAAATTACTTTGGAAGCCAATGGATACAAACTGCTCTTTGCGGTCAATGCCAAGGAAGGCATCACCATGGCAGCCAGTCACCAACCCGATTTGATTTTACTCGATTTAGGTTTACCCGATGAAGACGGACAAGTGGTCTTAAAACAATTGCGCGATTGGTTTAAAAACCCGATTATCATCCTCTCCGTCAAAAGCACCGAAGAAGAAATCGTCAAAGCCTTAGACAGCGGAGCCAATGATTATCTGACCAAACCTTTCCGAACTCAGGAGCTTTTAGCCCGAATCAGAACGGCTTTGCGCGGCAATTTTAATCAAAGTCAGGAACCGGTAATTACGTTTGGTGCCATTACGGTAGATTTCGTTTCCCGAGTTATCAAGGTTAAAGAAGAAGTGTTGAAACTCACCGCCACCGAATACAACTTGTTTACGTTGTTGCTGAAAAACGACGGTCGGGTGTTGACTCATCAATACATACTGAAAGAAATCTGGGGTAATGCTTATGCCGAGCAAACCCAATACTTACGGGTTTTTGTAGCCCAGCTTCGCAAAAAAATGGAAGAAGATCCCAATCGGCCGAAATACATCCTAACCGAATCGGGTGTGGGCTATCGCTTCAACTCCGGCTAA
- a CDS encoding sensor histidine kinase: MVAIKNQANQYLISILSVATVSLLGLAVREVIDYKIIGYLLLFLVSILAIFLEIKPVLLAAILSALALDFLFIKPYYTLHIDNAQDALLLLLFFIIALINAVLTYKIKRMQKAIHMKEARVNTMKLYNTLLDSLSHELRTPIATIIGSIDTLQQKNVNLSADSKDNLFNEIEKASMKLNYQVENLLNMSRLESGYILPKSDWCDVKELAYNACNRLTEELKDHKWSITADDNLPLFKLDYGLMEQILYNLIYNASQYTPKGARIQIEIKYDVDTDYEAHMNVIKKCIITIADDGYGFPEAEIDRAFDKFYRLQSSKTGGTGLGLSIVKGFVEAQNGTIRLSNAEEGGAVFEMTFAVDCLATNSVENE; this comes from the coding sequence ATGGTAGCCATAAAAAACCAAGCCAATCAATACCTTATCAGTATACTTTCAGTAGCTACGGTTTCCTTATTGGGATTGGCGGTAAGAGAGGTGATAGATTACAAAATCATTGGCTATTTACTGCTGTTCTTGGTGTCTATCCTCGCCATTTTTTTAGAGATAAAACCGGTCTTGCTGGCCGCTATCTTGAGCGCATTAGCTTTAGATTTTCTCTTCATAAAACCTTATTACACCTTACACATCGATAATGCCCAAGATGCTTTATTGCTCTTATTGTTCTTTATCATTGCTTTGATTAATGCCGTGTTGACCTATAAAATCAAACGCATGCAAAAAGCCATTCACATGAAAGAGGCCCGGGTAAATACCATGAAATTATACAATACGCTGCTGGATTCTTTATCCCACGAATTACGCACACCCATAGCCACTATCATAGGGTCTATTGATACGCTGCAGCAAAAGAATGTGAATTTGTCTGCTGACAGCAAAGACAATTTATTCAATGAAATCGAAAAGGCCTCGATGAAACTGAATTACCAAGTAGAGAACTTACTTAATATGTCTCGCTTAGAGTCTGGCTATATTTTGCCTAAATCAGATTGGTGCGATGTAAAAGAGTTGGCCTATAATGCCTGCAATCGCTTAACCGAAGAATTGAAAGATCACAAATGGAGTATCACTGCCGATGACAATTTGCCTTTGTTCAAACTCGATTATGGTTTGATGGAGCAAATTCTGTACAACCTCATTTACAACGCTTCACAATACACTCCCAAAGGCGCCAGAATTCAAATTGAAATCAAATACGATGTTGATACAGATTATGAAGCCCACATGAACGTTATCAAAAAATGCATCATCACCATTGCGGATGACGGTTACGGTTTTCCCGAAGCGGAAATTGACAGGGCGTTCGACAAATTCTATCGCTTGCAAAGTTCCAAAACCGGAGGAACAGGATTGGGTCTTTCTATCGTAAAAGGATTCGTTGAAGCGCAAAACGGAACCATACGATTGAGCAATGCTGAAGAAGGTGGGGCGGTCTTCGAAATGACTTTTGCCGTTGATTGTTTAGCTACTAATTCAGTTGAAAATGAGTAA
- the dnaJ gene encoding molecular chaperone DnaJ, which produces MSKKDFYEILGVSKSASAEEIKKAYRKKAIEFHPDKNPGNKEAEENFKTAAEAYEVLSDPDKKAKYDQYGHAAFDGAGGFGGGHHMNMDDIFSQFGDIFGGAFGGGGFGGFGGSSGGQRRVKGSNLRIKVKMTLEEIANGVEKKVKVKRKVQAPGVKYKTCSTCNGQGQVLRVTNTILGRMQSATTCHVCGGTGQTIESKPNNADAHGMILEDETVSIKIPAGVVDGMQLKVSGKGNDAPGNGIPGDLIVVIEELEHEFLKREGENLHYDLYISFPEAALGVSKEIEAVNGKVRIKLEEGIQSGKILRLKGKGIPSLNSYGNGDLLVHVNVWTPKNLSKEQRQFFEKAQTDENFIPKPEKSDKSFFEKVKDMFS; this is translated from the coding sequence ATGAGCAAAAAAGATTTTTACGAAATATTAGGGGTTTCCAAAAGTGCCTCAGCTGAAGAAATCAAAAAGGCCTATCGAAAGAAAGCCATTGAGTTCCATCCCGATAAAAACCCCGGAAACAAAGAAGCCGAAGAAAACTTCAAAACCGCGGCTGAAGCTTACGAAGTATTAAGCGACCCGGATAAGAAAGCCAAATACGATCAGTACGGTCATGCTGCCTTTGACGGAGCAGGAGGGTTTGGCGGAGGACACCACATGAACATGGATGATATTTTCAGTCAGTTTGGTGATATTTTCGGTGGCGCTTTTGGCGGAGGAGGATTCGGTGGATTCGGCGGTAGTTCAGGAGGACAGCGTCGTGTGAAAGGAAGCAATCTTCGTATCAAAGTTAAAATGACTTTGGAAGAAATTGCCAATGGCGTTGAGAAAAAAGTAAAAGTAAAACGCAAGGTACAAGCACCGGGCGTAAAATATAAAACTTGTTCTACTTGTAACGGACAAGGGCAGGTATTGCGTGTAACCAATACTATTTTGGGCCGAATGCAATCAGCAACAACTTGTCACGTTTGTGGCGGTACCGGACAAACTATCGAAAGTAAACCGAACAATGCTGATGCACACGGTATGATTTTGGAAGACGAAACTGTTTCTATCAAAATTCCGGCAGGCGTAGTAGACGGTATGCAATTAAAAGTTTCCGGAAAAGGGAATGACGCTCCAGGCAATGGCATTCCGGGTGATTTAATTGTGGTTATCGAAGAACTGGAACACGAATTCTTAAAACGAGAAGGGGAAAATCTTCATTATGATTTGTACATCAGTTTTCCTGAAGCCGCTCTCGGTGTTTCCAAAGAAATTGAAGCCGTTAACGGAAAGGTGCGAATCAAACTCGAAGAAGGTATTCAATCCGGTAAAATATTGAGACTGAAAGGCAAAGGAATTCCAAGCCTCAACAGCTACGGAAATGGCGATTTATTAGTCCATGTAAATGTTTGGACACCTAAAAACCTAAGCAAAGAACAAAGACAGTTTTTTGAGAAAGCACAAACCGATGAAAACTTCATCCCAAAACCTGAAAAAAGCGACAAATCTTTTTTTGAAAAAGTAAAAGATATGTTTTCATAA
- a CDS encoding outer membrane beta-barrel protein yields the protein MKHFLITIALVSAFSGFAQQDTITTKIPFDGMDMTWQNGSDRRTSPPVLATKYFTGSVMLDINYTHSFNNPIDNTVVGSTALARNNEFQVSSANLGGDFNYENARGRIMMQFGTRSTVVPRNDYSVYRGQYQLDNVYRYLSEAYAGYHFDKWYGINVDAGMFMSYIGLNSYYQVENWEYQASFTSDNTPWFFNGLRVQVFPTKHLKIEGWLINGWQSYGKFNSMPGLGGNVTWCPNEAVKVLTNDYYGTDAAGLKNRIRFHSDNSLLVRYYNQPKAKGISRAAFSSTFDIGFESGDGVGGFNGNSETPSQYFLSGMVYNRIWFNQNKMAWTLGGGYMTNPGRYLVLYPTGDASPLPNPNDPTQTAGTHPFSANPGDEFKGWDCSTNFDFMPNQSITFRLEFVHREASVPYFAGSGGVTSPTGYTTTPLPGDWQPDLVKMENRIIFAVLFRI from the coding sequence ATGAAACACTTCCTGATTACAATAGCTCTGGTATCAGCTTTTAGCGGCTTTGCTCAACAAGATACCATCACAACAAAGATTCCGTTTGACGGCATGGACATGACTTGGCAAAATGGTTCCGACCGCAGAACATCGCCACCCGTATTGGCCACCAAGTATTTTACCGGGAGTGTCATGCTCGATATCAATTATACGCATTCGTTTAATAACCCGATAGATAATACCGTAGTAGGGTCTACGGCTCTCGCTCGAAATAATGAATTTCAGGTTTCTAGTGCCAATTTAGGAGGAGACTTTAACTATGAAAACGCCCGTGGCCGAATCATGATGCAGTTCGGGACCCGTTCTACAGTGGTGCCGCGTAACGATTACAGTGTGTACAGAGGCCAATACCAGCTGGATAATGTCTACCGCTATTTGTCTGAAGCCTACGCCGGATACCATTTTGATAAGTGGTACGGTATCAATGTTGATGCCGGGATGTTCATGTCTTATATCGGTTTGAATTCCTATTATCAGGTGGAGAATTGGGAATACCAAGCGTCGTTTACTTCGGATAATACCCCTTGGTTTTTCAACGGATTGCGGGTACAAGTCTTTCCGACTAAACATCTGAAAATAGAAGGCTGGCTGATTAACGGTTGGCAAAGCTACGGCAAGTTCAACAGCATGCCCGGCTTGGGAGGTAATGTTACGTGGTGTCCGAACGAAGCCGTAAAAGTATTGACCAATGATTACTACGGAACCGATGCGGCGGGTTTAAAAAACCGAATCCGTTTTCATTCGGATAATAGTTTGTTAGTGAGGTATTACAACCAACCTAAAGCCAAAGGCATCAGCAGAGCGGCTTTCTCTAGTACCTTTGATATAGGTTTTGAAAGTGGGGATGGCGTTGGCGGGTTCAACGGCAATTCCGAAACACCGTCGCAGTACTTCTTGAGTGGTATGGTGTACAACCGTATTTGGTTTAATCAAAATAAGATGGCGTGGACGCTGGGCGGTGGCTATATGACCAATCCCGGTCGCTATTTGGTATTGTATCCAACAGGTGATGCGAGTCCGTTGCCCAATCCGAATGACCCGACGCAAACCGCAGGAACCCATCCGTTCTCTGCCAATCCCGGCGATGAATTCAAAGGTTGGGACTGTTCAACCAATTTCGATTTTATGCCCAATCAAAGCATTACCTTTCGTTTGGAATTCGTGCACCGTGAAGCCAGCGTGCCTTATTTTGCCGGAAGCGGCGGCGTTACTTCACCAACAGGCTATACCACAACACCCTTACCCGGTGACTGGCAACCCGATTTAGTGAAAATGGAAAACAGAATTATCTTTGCCGTATTATTCAGAATCTAA
- a CDS encoding nucleotide exchange factor GrpE → MKIKNIFKNKTEMKTENTDKDPIENETENVINEVETAEELSVEAQLQEEIAKEKDKFLRLFAEFENFKKRTAKERIDLFKTANQEVLQAMLPVLDDFDRAMAQIAKSEDEVLLKGVELIHEKLKSTLVSKGLEQVDIKTGDDFNADFAEAITQIPAPTDDLKGKIVDVVEKGYKLGDKIIRFPKVVIGQ, encoded by the coding sequence ATGAAAATCAAAAATATTTTTAAAAATAAAACCGAAATGAAAACGGAAAACACGGATAAAGACCCAATTGAGAACGAAACAGAAAACGTGATTAATGAAGTGGAAACTGCTGAAGAACTTAGTGTTGAAGCACAATTGCAGGAAGAAATAGCCAAAGAAAAGGATAAGTTTTTGCGTCTTTTTGCTGAGTTTGAAAATTTCAAGAAAAGAACTGCTAAAGAGCGTATTGATTTATTCAAAACTGCCAATCAGGAAGTATTACAAGCCATGTTGCCTGTTTTAGATGATTTTGACAGAGCTATGGCACAAATTGCTAAATCAGAAGACGAAGTGCTATTGAAAGGCGTGGAATTAATTCACGAAAAACTAAAAAGCACTTTAGTTTCTAAAGGTTTGGAGCAGGTAGATATCAAAACCGGCGATGATTTCAACGCTGATTTTGCTGAGGCTATCACTCAAATTCCGGCTCCAACCGATGATTTGAAAGGAAAAATTGTAGATGTAGTAGAAAAAGGATATAAATTGGGCGACAAAATTATTCGTTTCCCAAAAGTGGTAATCGGTCAATAA
- a CDS encoding ABC transporter ATP-binding protein: MSNILEVNQVVKQYGDYTALNEVSLTVPKGSIYGLLGPNGAGKTSLIRIINQITMPDSGEVILDGEKLKPEDVSVIGYMPEERGLYKTMKVGEQCLYLAQLKGLSKAEAKKELDYWFERLEIQGWWNKKIQELSKGMAQKIQFVVTVLHKPKLLILDEPFSGFDPVNANLIKDEIIELNRKGTSVIFSTHRMESVEEMCDHIALIHKSNKLIEGKLTDVKKQYRTNDYEVGILTNNVEGLMYDLSQKFTLSQTDFKSLNDELKLQINLGNATPNELLNTLVQRGQVTHFVEKIPSVNDIFIQTVSN, translated from the coding sequence ATGAGCAACATCCTCGAAGTAAACCAAGTCGTAAAGCAATACGGTGATTATACCGCGCTTAACGAAGTTTCTTTAACCGTTCCCAAAGGCAGTATCTACGGACTGCTTGGTCCCAATGGCGCCGGTAAAACTTCCCTTATCCGAATCATCAACCAAATTACGATGCCCGATAGTGGCGAAGTTATTTTAGATGGCGAAAAACTAAAGCCGGAAGACGTCAGCGTAATTGGCTATATGCCCGAAGAACGCGGTTTGTACAAAACCATGAAAGTGGGCGAGCAGTGCTTGTATTTGGCACAGTTAAAAGGCCTGTCAAAAGCTGAAGCCAAAAAGGAATTAGACTATTGGTTTGAACGTTTGGAAATTCAAGGTTGGTGGAACAAGAAGATACAAGAGCTCTCTAAAGGGATGGCGCAAAAAATTCAGTTCGTAGTGACCGTGTTGCACAAACCCAAATTGCTGATTCTTGACGAACCCTTCTCAGGTTTTGATCCGGTGAATGCCAATTTGATCAAAGACGAAATCATCGAATTGAACCGAAAAGGAACTTCGGTAATCTTTTCAACACACCGTATGGAAAGTGTCGAAGAAATGTGTGACCACATCGCCTTAATCCACAAATCAAACAAACTCATTGAAGGCAAACTGACCGATGTCAAAAAGCAATACCGAACCAACGATTATGAAGTAGGGATTTTGACCAATAACGTTGAAGGTTTGATGTACGACCTATCGCAAAAGTTTACGCTGTCACAAACCGATTTCAAATCGTTGAACGACGAGCTCAAACTGCAAATCAATCTTGGAAATGCTACTCCAAATGAATTACTGAATACGTTGGTGCAACGAGGACAGGTAACGCATTTTGTAGAGAAAATTCCAAGTGTAAATGATATCTTCATTCAAACGGTAAGCAACTAA
- a CDS encoding KUP/HAK/KT family potassium transporter, which translates to MNLSTPQKVTAVTLLVALGIIYGDIGTSPLYVMKAIIGTRQISELLVYGGISCVFWTLTFQTTFKYIFLTLSADNHGEGGVFSLYALVKRFGKGKLVIPTILGATTLLADGIITPPISVASAVEGLEVIIPNIPTIPIVIAILSGLFIFQRFGTQKVGFIFGPAMVIWFTMLFVLGFAQILHHPNILKALNPVYAYELLVTYPKGFWLLGAVFLCTTGAEALYSDLGHCGKKNIRITWVFVKICLIVNYLGQAAWLMNQGNPLLGDRNPFYSIMPHWFLLIGIVIATLATIIASQALISGSFTLINEAISLNFWPRVTLKNPTNLKGQIYIPSVNTILWIGCIMMILYFKTSTHMEAAYGFSITIAMMMTTLLLMYYLVFIKKINKGWVTIILIVFSIIEVSFFIANVSKIKERWMFLFFELFIFMVMYVWYYSRKINNRFLRFTNLMEQTQSLATLSEDDAIPKYATHLIYLSKADKTYEIEEKIIKSIFAKQPKRADVYWFFHINRTNEPFTLNYEVVELLDDKVIKIILNIGFRVQPKVELYFKKIVQDLVNQKELNLHIRPDGSTKYNAEPDYKFVIIEKYISVENQFAFKEGWMMTTYFWLKKLSLSDEKAFGLDKSDVQIEEYPMVYSPVTNLELNRK; encoded by the coding sequence ATGAATCTTTCAACTCCTCAAAAAGTCACTGCAGTAACACTACTTGTCGCCCTAGGCATCATCTATGGCGATATCGGTACCAGTCCGTTATATGTTATGAAAGCCATCATTGGCACCCGACAAATTTCGGAACTTCTGGTCTATGGCGGTATCTCTTGTGTCTTTTGGACACTGACTTTCCAAACCACCTTTAAATACATTTTCCTCACACTCTCGGCTGATAATCATGGCGAAGGGGGTGTCTTTTCGTTGTATGCACTGGTCAAACGTTTCGGCAAAGGGAAATTAGTCATCCCAACCATATTGGGAGCCACAACATTATTGGCCGATGGTATCATCACTCCACCAATATCGGTAGCCTCAGCGGTAGAAGGACTGGAAGTCATCATACCCAATATTCCAACCATTCCTATCGTGATTGCTATACTGTCGGGCTTATTTATTTTTCAGCGCTTCGGAACGCAAAAGGTAGGTTTCATCTTTGGGCCGGCCATGGTCATTTGGTTTACCATGTTGTTCGTATTGGGCTTTGCTCAAATCCTTCACCACCCTAACATCTTAAAAGCATTGAATCCTGTTTATGCCTACGAATTATTGGTTACTTACCCCAAAGGGTTTTGGTTACTCGGAGCCGTATTCCTTTGTACCACCGGTGCCGAAGCTTTGTATTCTGATTTGGGGCATTGCGGTAAAAAGAACATTCGCATCACTTGGGTTTTCGTCAAAATTTGTTTGATCGTAAACTATTTAGGACAAGCGGCTTGGCTGATGAATCAAGGGAACCCTTTGTTAGGCGACCGCAATCCGTTTTACAGCATTATGCCGCATTGGTTTTTACTTATCGGGATTGTTATTGCCACTTTGGCTACCATTATTGCCTCTCAAGCCTTGATTAGCGGTTCGTTTACTTTGATTAACGAAGCCATCTCCCTGAACTTTTGGCCCAGAGTGACGCTGAAAAACCCAACCAACTTAAAAGGACAAATCTACATTCCGTCTGTGAATACGATACTTTGGATTGGGTGTATCATGATGATTTTGTACTTCAAAACATCCACCCACATGGAAGCGGCCTATGGCTTTTCGATTACCATTGCCATGATGATGACCACGTTGCTGCTGATGTATTATTTGGTTTTTATCAAAAAGATAAATAAAGGCTGGGTAACAATAATCCTAATCGTTTTCTCTATTATCGAAGTGTCTTTTTTTATTGCCAATGTCTCTAAAATCAAAGAACGATGGATGTTCTTATTTTTCGAGTTGTTCATCTTTATGGTCATGTATGTTTGGTACTATTCCCGAAAAATCAACAATCGTTTCTTGCGATTTACCAACCTGATGGAACAAACGCAAAGCTTAGCCACCCTGAGCGAAGACGACGCTATTCCGAAATATGCCACGCATTTGATTTATCTATCCAAAGCCGACAAAACCTATGAAATAGAGGAAAAGATTATCAAATCCATCTTTGCCAAACAACCCAAAAGAGCCGACGTGTACTGGTTCTTCCACATCAACAGAACCAACGAGCCGTTTACGCTCAATTACGAGGTAGTGGAATTGTTAGACGACAAAGTCATCAAGATAATCCTCAACATCGGTTTCCGTGTGCAGCCTAAAGTCGAGCTGTATTTCAAGAAAATTGTACAGGATTTGGTTAACCAAAAAGAACTCAATCTCCACATCCGCCCTGATGGCTCTACCAAATACAACGCTGAGCCCGACTATAAATTTGTCATCATTGAGAAATACATTTCCGTAGAAAATCAATTTGCTTTCAAAGAAGGCTGGATGATGACCACCTATTTCTGGCTCAAAAAACTGTCGCTTTCTGATGAAAAAGCCTTTGGCTTAGATAAAAGCGATGTACAAATAGAAGAATATCCTATGGTGTATTCTCCCGTAACCAATTTAGAATTAAACCGAAAATAA
- a CDS encoding L-serine ammonia-lyase, whose amino-acid sequence MEECISVFDMLKIGVGPSSSHTLGPWRAAERFLNELKEENTLDKTTKIKVDLYGSLSLTGKGHATDYAVMLGLSGQDPEYIPVQNIDKIITTIKTTHQINLADQLLIAFDAKTDIVFNKNFLPFHANGLTFTATLLDGSSYSSTFYSIGGGFVVKEERVNAKKKLAIKCAFPFPIQNAAELLEYTIKENKSISEIVYANEISMRPEAEVHSELLRIWNTMLECMYIGCHSEGILPGGLNVRRRAFDMHQNLIGLSNYNSPQEWLQCIRKTEVKFRQILKWVSCFALAVNEVNAALGRVVTAPTNGSAGVIPAVLMYYMVIENHEADEKQIKQFLMVAGEIGSIFKKGSTISAAMGGCQAEIGVSSAMAAGALCEVMGGTPDQVLMAAEIAMEHHLGLTCDPIGGLVQIPCIERNTMGAIKAINAAELAMETDAKNAKVPLDKVIDTMWQTAKDMNSKYKETSEGGLAVAVNMADC is encoded by the coding sequence ATGGAAGAATGCATTTCCGTTTTTGATATGCTTAAAATTGGGGTTGGACCGTCCAGCTCGCACACTTTGGGGCCTTGGCGTGCCGCAGAACGCTTTTTGAATGAACTGAAAGAAGAAAACACCTTAGACAAAACCACTAAGATTAAGGTTGATTTATACGGTTCGCTCTCCTTAACCGGTAAAGGCCACGCTACTGATTATGCCGTAATGCTTGGCTTAAGCGGTCAGGACCCTGAGTATATTCCGGTACAAAACATAGACAAGATTATCACTACTATAAAAACGACGCACCAAATCAATTTAGCCGATCAGTTGCTGATTGCTTTTGATGCGAAAACCGACATTGTTTTCAATAAAAACTTCCTGCCTTTTCATGCCAACGGGCTAACCTTTACGGCTACCTTGTTGGATGGCAGCAGCTATTCGTCGACCTTCTACTCTATTGGTGGCGGATTTGTGGTGAAAGAAGAACGCGTCAATGCTAAAAAGAAACTGGCTATCAAGTGTGCCTTTCCGTTCCCTATTCAAAATGCTGCGGAGCTTTTGGAGTACACCATTAAAGAAAACAAATCGATTTCCGAGATTGTTTATGCCAATGAAATCTCGATGCGTCCTGAAGCCGAAGTGCACAGCGAACTATTGCGCATTTGGAACACCATGTTGGAGTGCATGTATATAGGTTGTCACTCCGAAGGCATCCTACCGGGCGGACTAAACGTACGTCGTCGTGCTTTTGACATGCATCAAAATTTGATTGGATTATCGAATTATAATTCGCCTCAAGAATGGCTGCAATGCATCAGAAAAACCGAAGTAAAGTTTCGCCAAATCCTGAAATGGGTTAGTTGTTTTGCCCTTGCCGTGAATGAAGTGAATGCCGCTTTGGGCCGAGTAGTAACCGCGCCTACCAATGGCAGTGCCGGAGTTATCCCGGCTGTGTTGATGTATTATATGGTGATTGAAAACCACGAAGCCGACGAAAAACAAATCAAACAATTCCTGATGGTAGCCGGCGAAATAGGCAGTATCTTCAAGAAAGGGTCGACTATATCCGCTGCTATGGGTGGTTGTCAAGCCGAAATTGGCGTTTCCTCAGCTATGGCTGCCGGAGCTTTGTGTGAAGTCATGGGCGGTACACCGGACCAGGTTTTAATGGCGGCCGAAATTGCCATGGAACACCACTTGGGGCTGACTTGCGACCCTATAGGCGGACTGGTTCAAATTCCGTGTATAGAGCGCAATACCATGGGGGCTATCAAAGCCATCAACGCGGCTGAACTCGCTATGGAAACCGATGCTAAAAACGCCAAAGTTCCTTTAGATAAAGTGATTGATACCATGTGGCAAACCGCCAAAGACATGAACTCTAAATACAAGGAAACCTCCGAAGGAGGTCTCGCTGTAGCTGTTAATATGGCCGATTGTTAG